TAAAGCTTCTTTCCCGTGAGCTGCTTTAAAATCTATAATTTTTCCATCTTTAAACGTAATGGAAAAGTCTTCAATTAAAGTTCCTCCATAATTTAATGGTTTTGAAGCATAAACAATACCATTTACTCCGTATTTATGAGGAAGAGAAAAAACTTCTTCAGTTGGAATATTGGCCACAAATTCAATATTGTTTTTTGTAACATCCTTACCAGAAGCCCAAATATGATTTTTAGGCATTTGTACAGTTAAATTAGTTCCTAAAGAATTTGTGATAATAAGTTTTTCAAATTGTTTATTATTTAAATAATCCATTTTTTCTTTTAAAGTATCCAAATGTTTTTTCCAAGTTTCTATAGGATCAGGAGTATCAGCCTTTACAGAATAAATAATAGCATCCCATAATTTTTGAACTGCCTTTTCTTCACTACAGTTTTCAAATATTTTTTTAGCCCAAGATTTAGTTGGAACAGATAAAATATTCCATTGTATTTCATTTCCCATAACTTTATCATAGTATGGCTTAAATTTAATGTTTCTAGTTTTTTGAGAAATAGCAATTTTTTCAGAATCAATTCCCTTTAAAAGTTCAGGATCATTTGCAGCAATACTTAAAAAAGCAGCTCCTTTATTTGCATAGGACATAAGAGATTCAAGTTGCCAATCAGGAATATTTTCAAATAACAGTTTATCCTTATAAATAAAATCCATTTTCTTACAAAAATCATCTGACCAATGTACAATAACTTCACTAGCTCCAATTTCATAAGCTTTTTCAACTAATTTTCTAGTGAAATCAGCTGTTTCCACAGGGGACATAATTACTAAACATTGATTTTTTTGTAAATTAATTCCAATTTTTAAAGCAAGTTCAACATAGTTTTCTAAAAATTCTTTATTCAAATTAATTACCTCCAAAAAGTAAATTATAAATCTATAGTAATTTTATCATAAAAAACTTTAAAATAACACAAGTTCTTAAACAAAATTAATTAACCAGGTGATACTGTAATAGTACAATTTATCTTGTTAATCTTGATAAGATTAGAAAAGTGTGTTATAGTTTATTTGTTATGTAATACTACTAGGGGAGCGAGAGCTGAGAATTACCCTTAATTACCTGTTCTAGATAATACTAGCGAAGGGAAGTGGTTAAGCTTTATATCATTTTCTTTTACTGACTATTTAAGTAAATTAAGAAAATGATTTTTTTATTTTAGGGGGAAATATGTTATTTACAGAGGAATTATATTCACATGTTGAGAAAATATGGGCAAGTTATTACGAGCATCCATTTGTGGATGAACTTGGAAGTGGAAAATTAGATAAGGAAAAATTTAAATATTATATGATACAAGATTATTTGTACTTATTAGATTATGCAAAGGTATTTTCACTTGGAGCTATAAAAAGTGATGATGAGGAAACTATGGCTAAATTTTCTAGTTTAGCAGAGGGGACTCTTCATACTGAAATGTCAACTCATAGAAAATATATGGAAAAATTAGGAATAACAAAGGAAGAAATTGAAAATTCAAAACCAGCATTGGCAAATTTATCTTACACTCACTATATGCTAGCAGTTTCTTATTCTGGTGGAATAATAGAAATAGCAGTTTCTGTTTTAGCATGTCTTTGGAGTTATGAATGTATAGGAAGACATCTTTATGAAAAATATGGTTTGCAGGATAATTTTTACAAAGAATGGATAGAGTCATATA
The sequence above is drawn from the Fusobacterium sp. IOR10 genome and encodes:
- a CDS encoding aminopeptidase, with protein sequence MNKEFLENYVELALKIGINLQKNQCLVIMSPVETADFTRKLVEKAYEIGASEVIVHWSDDFCKKMDFIYKDKLLFENIPDWQLESLMSYANKGAAFLSIAANDPELLKGIDSEKIAISQKTRNIKFKPYYDKVMGNEIQWNILSVPTKSWAKKIFENCSEEKAVQKLWDAIIYSVKADTPDPIETWKKHLDTLKEKMDYLNNKQFEKLIITNSLGTNLTVQMPKNHIWASGKDVTKNNIEFVANIPTEEVFSLPHKYGVNGIVYASKPLNYGGTLIEDFSITFKDGKIIDFKAAHGKEALESLINTDEGSKYLGEIALVPFDSPISNSNILFYNTLFDENASCHLAIGQAYPSCIQDGDKMDSETMEKNGVNDSLTHVDFMFGTDDLNILGIAKNMKKENIFIKGNWAF
- the tenA gene encoding thiaminase II; amino-acid sequence: MLFTEELYSHVEKIWASYYEHPFVDELGSGKLDKEKFKYYMIQDYLYLLDYAKVFSLGAIKSDDEETMAKFSSLAEGTLHTEMSTHRKYMEKLGITKEEIENSKPALANLSYTHYMLAVSYSGGIIEIAVSVLACLWSYECIGRHLYEKYGLQDNFYKEWIESYISDEYHNLTLWLLELVNKYGEGIGIKRKEKLIEIFINTSRFEYLFWDMAYKIED